From Sporosarcina sp. Marseille-Q4943, the proteins below share one genomic window:
- the purE gene encoding 5-(carboxyamino)imidazole ribonucleotide mutase, with protein MGPKVGVIMGSKSDWETMKHTCDILDELGVAYEKKVVSAHRTPDFMFEFAEQAQDRGIEVIVAGAGGAAHLPGMVAAKTLLPVIGVPVQSKALNGMDSLLSIVQMPGGVPVATVSIGKAGATNAGLLAAQFLAVHDSTLRSRLEERREQMRDAALESSGELQ; from the coding sequence ATGGGACCGAAAGTCGGCGTGATCATGGGGAGTAAAAGTGATTGGGAAACGATGAAGCATACTTGCGACATATTGGACGAGTTGGGTGTTGCCTATGAAAAGAAGGTCGTTTCAGCGCACCGTACACCGGATTTCATGTTTGAGTTTGCGGAACAGGCCCAGGACCGTGGGATTGAAGTGATTGTAGCCGGTGCAGGAGGCGCTGCCCATCTTCCCGGAATGGTGGCTGCAAAGACGCTGTTGCCGGTCATCGGCGTTCCGGTTCAATCAAAGGCGTTGAATGGGATGGATTCATTACTTTCCATCGTCCAGATGCCTGGAGGCGTTCCAGTCGCCACAGTGTCGATTGGCAAAGCCGGCGCTACGAATGCCGGATTGCTCGCTGCCCAGTTTTTAGCCGTCCACGATTCTACGTTGCGCAGCCGTCTCGAAGAACGTCGGGAACAAATGCGGGATGCGGCATTGGAAAGCAGTGGTGAGTTGCAATGA
- a CDS encoding NETI motif-containing protein, producing the protein MSAKKKTVWFEVEEGESIEECLNRLAAAGYRVAGRMEEPVFIEKNGEYVPIRQLIKFKGILDE; encoded by the coding sequence ATGAGTGCAAAGAAGAAAACGGTATGGTTTGAAGTCGAAGAAGGCGAGTCAATTGAGGAGTGCTTGAACCGATTGGCTGCGGCAGGTTATCGTGTAGCGGGCCGGATGGAGGAGCCGGTCTTCATTGAGAAGAATGGCGAGTATGTCCCAATTCGTCAGCTCATTAAGTTTAAAGGGATTCTAGATGAATAA
- a CDS encoding DUF2179 domain-containing protein produces MKMVLIIFVINIVYVSFFTIRMILTLKGYRYSAAFVSMIEIVIYIVGLGLVLDNLNEIQNIIAYALGYGSGVIIGTKIEEKMALGYITVNVITAGIDYEMPRLLREKGYGVTDWSAHGLEGSRSAMQILTPRKDELKLYETIKQIDPKAFIVAYEPKTIHGGFWVKTVRRGNLFK; encoded by the coding sequence ATGAAAATGGTATTGATCATATTTGTCATTAACATTGTATATGTATCTTTCTTTACGATCCGGATGATTCTAACTTTGAAGGGCTATCGTTATTCTGCTGCCTTCGTGAGTATGATTGAGATTGTCATTTATATTGTCGGTCTTGGATTGGTATTGGATAATCTGAATGAAATACAAAATATAATTGCGTATGCGTTAGGATACGGCAGTGGAGTCATTATCGGGACGAAAATCGAGGAGAAGATGGCGCTCGGTTATATTACGGTGAATGTCATTACGGCCGGTATCGATTATGAGATGCCGAGGCTTTTGCGGGAAAAAGGGTATGGGGTGACGGACTGGTCTGCGCACGGATTGGAAGGGAGTCGTTCGGCGATGCAGATTTTGACGCCCCGAAAAGATGAATTGAAGTTGTATGAGACGATCAAACAGATTGATCCGAAGGCTTTTATTGTTGCGTATGAGCCAAAGACGATTCACGGCGGATTTTGGGTGAAGACTGTTAGGAGAGGAAATTTGTTCAAATGA
- a CDS encoding NCS2 family permease — translation MKKYFEFEKLGTNYRREIIGGVTTFLAMAYILAVNPLMLSLEGIPDLPDAMRMDKGAVFVATALAAAVGSLFMGLIARYPIALAPGMGLNAFFAFTVVLTYGIPWQTALTGVLFSGLIFIILSLSGLRETIINAIPAQLKYAVGAGIGLFITFLGLQNANIIVGDPNTLVTLGDLSAGPTLLAIFGLVITVIMMVRQIKGAIFYGMILTTVLGMLVSLIDVPTKIVSKVPSVAPTFGAAFESIFNDPASLMTTQFLVIVITFLFVDFFDTAGTLVAVATQAGLMKDEKLPRAGKALLADSLATVTGSVFGTSTTTSYIESTAGVAAGAKTGLASIVTGTLFLLALFFSPLLFVITPEVTAPALIIVGVLMVSTLGNIEWSKFEVAVPAFFTIITMPLTYSIATGIAIGFVFYPITMLLSGRRKEIHPIMYGLFIIFILYFIFIK, via the coding sequence ATGAAGAAATACTTTGAGTTTGAAAAGCTAGGGACGAATTATCGGCGGGAAATTATCGGGGGAGTTACCACCTTCCTTGCGATGGCATATATTTTGGCGGTCAACCCGCTCATGCTTTCATTAGAAGGGATTCCTGATCTTCCCGATGCGATGCGCATGGATAAAGGCGCCGTTTTCGTCGCTACAGCATTGGCCGCGGCAGTTGGTTCACTATTTATGGGGTTAATTGCTAGATATCCAATCGCGTTGGCACCAGGTATGGGATTGAACGCATTTTTCGCGTTTACGGTCGTACTCACTTATGGAATTCCATGGCAAACTGCATTGACAGGTGTACTATTCTCTGGACTTATCTTTATTATTCTATCGTTATCAGGTTTGCGTGAAACTATCATTAATGCCATCCCAGCACAATTGAAATATGCAGTTGGCGCGGGTATTGGACTGTTCATTACGTTCCTAGGATTGCAAAATGCGAATATTATCGTTGGGGATCCGAACACACTCGTAACGCTTGGCGATTTATCTGCAGGACCTACATTGCTAGCGATCTTCGGCTTAGTAATCACGGTCATCATGATGGTGCGACAAATTAAAGGCGCTATCTTCTACGGAATGATTTTGACGACGGTGTTAGGAATGTTAGTCAGCTTGATTGATGTTCCGACAAAGATAGTTTCCAAAGTGCCGTCCGTCGCTCCGACATTCGGCGCTGCATTCGAATCAATCTTCAACGATCCGGCATCTTTGATGACGACTCAATTTCTCGTCATCGTCATCACGTTCCTATTCGTCGACTTTTTCGATACGGCAGGGACACTAGTTGCGGTAGCTACACAAGCGGGATTAATGAAGGACGAAAAATTGCCACGTGCCGGCAAAGCTTTGCTTGCAGACTCATTGGCAACAGTAACAGGTTCGGTCTTCGGAACGTCGACAACAACTTCTTATATCGAATCGACTGCAGGAGTTGCGGCTGGGGCCAAAACTGGACTTGCTTCTATTGTAACGGGAACATTATTCTTGTTGGCGCTGTTCTTCTCTCCATTATTGTTTGTCATCACTCCTGAAGTGACAGCACCTGCACTCATCATCGTCGGCGTGCTCATGGTATCGACATTAGGAAACATCGAATGGTCGAAATTCGAAGTCGCGGTACCGGCATTCTTCACAATCATTACGATGCCATTGACATACAGCATCGCAACCGGAATCGCCATCGGCTTCGTCTTCTACCCAATCACAATGTTGCTGAGCGGAAGAAGGAAAGAGATTCACCCAATCATGTATGGCCTCTTCATTATCTTCATCCTATATTTCATTTTCATTAAATGA
- the guaA gene encoding glutamine-hydrolyzing GMP synthase, which yields MEEVDQLSTAPLLIEQEKIVVLNYGNAYNQLITRTIRELGVYSELHPHTVTAEDIKNMQAVGIILSGGSKDVDFGIDADIFNLGIPVLGISSGAELIAKQFGGKIGVANDAADVQVVNVTPASKLFSGLAEKQSVLMGKGNAISELPAGFSAIATGPDGGTVAFANEEKHLYGIQFHPEAPQSGDGKEILSQFVFAVCGAQKSWTMKRFIDIEVEKIRSQVGERKVLCALSGGVDSSVVATLIHRAIGDQLTCIFVDHGLLRKGEVESVVDTFSNQFHMNFIKVDARKRFLDKLKGVTDPEEKRKVIGNEFIYVFDEESAKLEGIDFLAQGTIYADIIESGTATDEVIKSHHNVGGLPEDMEFELIEPLKALFKDEVRAVGAELGLPADIVHRQPFPGPGLGVRVLGEITEEKLEIVREADWILRDEIAKAGLDREIWQYFAILPDIRSVGKRNDKRSYDHAIGIRAVHSVDGMTADWARIPWDVLEKISTRITSEVDHVNRVVYDITAKPPGTIEWE from the coding sequence ATGGAAGAGGTGGATCAATTGTCGACGGCTCCATTATTGATCGAACAGGAAAAGATTGTAGTATTGAATTACGGTAACGCATATAACCAACTGATCACACGCACGATCCGTGAGTTGGGGGTTTACAGCGAATTGCATCCTCATACGGTTACAGCAGAGGATATTAAAAATATGCAGGCTGTAGGCATCATCCTTTCCGGCGGATCGAAAGACGTTGATTTCGGAATTGACGCTGACATTTTCAATCTAGGTATTCCTGTACTCGGAATTTCCTCCGGTGCGGAACTGATTGCTAAGCAATTCGGCGGAAAAATCGGAGTGGCGAACGATGCCGCAGACGTTCAGGTAGTTAACGTCACCCCTGCTTCAAAGCTGTTTTCGGGTCTTGCAGAAAAGCAGTCCGTCTTAATGGGCAAAGGGAATGCAATCTCTGAATTGCCGGCAGGCTTTTCAGCTATCGCGACAGGCCCGGACGGCGGAACAGTCGCTTTCGCCAACGAAGAAAAACACCTTTACGGCATCCAGTTCCACCCGGAAGCCCCGCAATCCGGCGATGGGAAGGAAATCCTTAGCCAATTCGTATTTGCAGTTTGCGGTGCACAGAAAAGCTGGACGATGAAAAGATTCATCGATATCGAAGTCGAGAAGATCCGTTCGCAAGTCGGCGAGAGGAAAGTCCTTTGCGCACTTAGCGGCGGCGTCGATTCATCGGTTGTTGCGACGTTGATCCACCGAGCAATTGGCGACCAGCTTACTTGCATTTTCGTCGACCACGGTCTACTCCGCAAAGGCGAAGTGGAAAGCGTCGTCGACACATTCAGCAATCAATTCCATATGAACTTCATTAAAGTCGATGCACGTAAACGCTTCTTGGACAAGCTGAAAGGCGTCACAGATCCTGAGGAGAAACGGAAAGTGATCGGCAATGAATTCATCTACGTATTTGACGAAGAATCCGCAAAGCTCGAAGGAATCGATTTCCTCGCGCAAGGTACGATTTATGCGGACATCATCGAAAGCGGAACGGCAACGGATGAAGTGATCAAATCCCACCATAACGTTGGCGGGTTGCCGGAAGACATGGAGTTCGAATTGATCGAGCCATTGAAAGCATTGTTCAAAGACGAAGTGCGCGCAGTCGGAGCAGAGCTCGGCTTGCCTGCTGATATCGTGCATCGCCAGCCATTCCCTGGACCGGGCCTCGGCGTTCGGGTGCTTGGGGAAATTACGGAAGAGAAGCTTGAAATCGTCCGCGAAGCCGATTGGATTCTGCGCGACGAAATCGCGAAAGCGGGACTTGACCGAGAGATCTGGCAATACTTCGCAATCCTGCCGGACATCCGCAGTGTCGGCAAGAGGAACGATAAACGCTCCTACGACCATGCGATCGGCATCCGCGCTGTTCATTCCGTTGACGGCATGACAGCAGATTGGGCGCGCATCCCTTGGGATGTTCTTGAAAAAATCAGTACGCGCATCACATCGGAAGTCGACCACGTAAACCGTGTCGTTTATGACATCACTGCAAAACCGCCAGGCACGATCGAGTGGGAATAA
- a CDS encoding transglutaminaseTgpA domain-containing protein: MKEGRTDRRVLILMYVLAFILLWEWLLPVIELTDTEYIGVFLYFIAISFLFGLLRMRWWLSIPLKIIYLFWSIHYVFFKTAMFSRETVALLTDDLMSNFGIIAAWNWEGITNPFRTVLFFVLLWMTIYLIRHWIEVRKSILLFYALTVVFIAVLDTFSSYSADGAIFRIMVSGLLLIGLLTISRISERHGRKMGTGMFATFSIPLLFAVIFSSAFASFMPDRGPVWADPIPFLKSVVQGEGIGSGSLVSKSGYDSDDSRLGGAFSQDDTVVFRATVPKKQYWKIETKNTYTSKGWEQQSGQTMPVNIVPGSLIAYDGASAILEGSDFLQAEINMNEQLPYLVYPYGTSKIHTTTDVVLQNRVETGQFWVMKDGEEAELDTFGIDIVEHKYSLKALRETSMDDYALETVDFTEYLQLPEQLPDRVRELALSITGKEENVYDKAKSIERYFARNGFVYDQQNVAVPKGNEDYVDQFLFDTKRGYCDNFSTSMVVMLRASDIPARWVKGFAPGEATTNSRGKIEYKVTNNEAHSWVEAYIPGFGWMPFEPTIGFSNMTDIEYDLELDMSDPEVREMEEREKPEVDRTETPAKKEEDGGIVAFFEKTGKFLRENAWVGIIGIAVVLFIAWKVYTHRGKWIPKLLINAYRKRKVDWAIYTKQYKSLLKQLDRYGFKRTDSMTLSEYAKTVDTYFGGRQMGMLTEAYERGLYGGYTAHADWAVLQEIWEDLINRASC; this comes from the coding sequence ATGAAAGAAGGAAGGACGGATAGGCGCGTCCTTATACTCATGTATGTGCTCGCCTTCATCCTGCTCTGGGAATGGCTCTTGCCTGTCATCGAATTGACCGATACGGAATATATAGGGGTCTTCCTTTATTTCATCGCGATCTCCTTCCTATTCGGGTTGTTGAGGATGAGATGGTGGCTCTCCATTCCGCTGAAGATCATCTACCTGTTTTGGTCGATCCATTATGTGTTTTTTAAGACTGCTATGTTCTCAAGAGAAACCGTCGCTCTGCTCACCGATGATCTTATGTCGAACTTCGGCATTATCGCGGCGTGGAATTGGGAGGGCATTACGAACCCATTCCGGACGGTTCTCTTTTTCGTTCTTTTATGGATGACAATTTACTTGATTCGCCATTGGATCGAAGTGCGGAAAAGCATCCTCCTTTTCTACGCATTGACGGTCGTATTCATCGCCGTTTTAGACACTTTCAGTTCCTATTCGGCGGACGGGGCGATTTTCAGGATCATGGTCTCAGGACTGTTATTAATAGGATTGCTGACGATTTCTCGCATTTCTGAAAGACATGGACGGAAAATGGGCACGGGAATGTTCGCCACGTTTTCAATTCCTTTATTATTCGCGGTCATTTTCAGCAGCGCATTCGCTAGCTTCATGCCAGATCGGGGGCCAGTTTGGGCCGACCCTATCCCTTTTTTGAAATCGGTTGTGCAAGGGGAAGGAATCGGCAGCGGCAGTCTCGTTTCAAAAAGTGGATATGATTCGGATGACTCTAGGCTAGGGGGCGCTTTCTCGCAAGATGACACTGTCGTTTTCAGGGCGACTGTCCCTAAAAAGCAATACTGGAAAATTGAAACGAAAAATACGTATACGTCGAAGGGCTGGGAGCAGCAATCCGGCCAGACGATGCCTGTCAATATCGTCCCAGGATCATTGATTGCTTATGACGGTGCTTCAGCAATACTTGAAGGGTCGGATTTCCTTCAAGCAGAAATCAATATGAATGAACAATTGCCTTATCTCGTCTATCCATATGGCACGTCTAAAATCCATACGACAACGGACGTCGTCTTGCAGAATCGGGTGGAGACAGGACAATTTTGGGTAATGAAAGATGGGGAAGAGGCAGAGCTCGATACTTTTGGAATCGACATCGTCGAACATAAATACAGCTTGAAGGCGTTGCGTGAAACATCGATGGATGACTATGCGCTTGAAACTGTGGATTTCACAGAGTATTTGCAGCTGCCTGAGCAATTACCGGACCGTGTCCGCGAATTGGCACTCAGTATTACTGGGAAAGAGGAGAACGTGTATGACAAGGCGAAATCAATCGAACGCTATTTCGCAAGAAACGGATTCGTGTATGATCAGCAAAACGTGGCGGTTCCAAAAGGGAATGAGGATTATGTCGATCAATTCCTGTTCGATACAAAACGTGGATATTGCGATAACTTTTCAACATCCATGGTCGTCATGCTGCGTGCATCGGATATCCCTGCACGCTGGGTGAAGGGGTTTGCTCCGGGTGAAGCAACAACGAATTCAAGAGGAAAGATCGAATACAAAGTGACGAACAATGAAGCGCACTCATGGGTGGAGGCTTATATTCCAGGGTTCGGATGGATGCCTTTCGAACCGACAATCGGATTTTCAAATATGACCGACATCGAGTATGACCTCGAACTGGATATGAGCGACCCGGAAGTGCGGGAAATGGAAGAGCGTGAGAAGCCCGAAGTCGACCGGACGGAAACTCCTGCAAAGAAAGAGGAAGATGGCGGTATTGTCGCATTCTTCGAAAAGACGGGTAAGTTTCTGCGTGAAAATGCGTGGGTCGGAATCATCGGGATTGCCGTCGTTTTATTCATTGCATGGAAAGTGTATACGCATAGAGGGAAATGGATCCCTAAACTTCTCATAAATGCTTACCGGAAACGGAAAGTTGATTGGGCAATATACACAAAGCAATATAAAAGCCTATTGAAACAGCTGGATCGGTATGGATTCAAACGGACGGACAGTATGACATTATCCGAATATGCGAAAACGGTCGATACGTACTTCGGGGGCCGCCAGATGGGAATGCTCACGGAGGCATACGAACGAGGACTGTATGGCGGGTATACGGCTCACGCCGATTGGGCAGTCTTGCAGGAAATATGGGAAGATTTAATCAATAGGGCTTCCTGTTGA
- a CDS encoding DUF58 domain-containing protein, which yields MNKGKELLSMTGRFVFIVGLFFSVYLFAMFQGGKVSWTIFYMLTPFLLYSISLFAYPMNNIKAERIIRTKTIESGGKLAVTVKLERTVPFPLLYTVAVEKWADPAMVIKTKNRTKQIFLFGFKKHVEFSYEIDKLPRGEHIVEGVEVEVSDFFGWIQKRTFIELKDAILVFPNTTSIKYVPINAQYDRGSLVSPFSLVKDTTMATGVRDYQAGDRVTWIHWKSFARTQNLMTKEFEDRQSEDIIVLLDGRESDLFEEQVELAASIVEEAANHQANVAFASAGEETVAFPFIHSADQLHNVFVHLAKIRSVRAETVQPLVYSSLSTTAGSVVLVTASPDWTFIQSMTSLVNNTKSVICFVLVDGESALPPQLQEQIRFAKAKGITIHALSRRQFSEAFKEVAS from the coding sequence ATGAACAAAGGAAAAGAATTGCTATCGATGACAGGCCGTTTTGTTTTCATTGTCGGCCTTTTCTTTTCCGTCTACCTCTTCGCGATGTTCCAAGGCGGCAAAGTGAGCTGGACGATCTTTTATATGCTGACACCTTTCCTCTTGTATTCAATCTCTCTATTTGCCTATCCGATGAATAATATTAAAGCCGAGCGCATCATCCGTACAAAAACGATCGAGAGCGGCGGGAAGCTTGCCGTTACGGTAAAGCTCGAGCGGACGGTTCCTTTCCCTTTATTGTATACCGTCGCGGTTGAAAAATGGGCGGATCCCGCCATGGTTATTAAAACGAAAAACCGCACGAAGCAGATTTTCCTATTCGGCTTTAAAAAACATGTGGAATTCTCCTATGAAATCGACAAGCTTCCGAGAGGGGAGCATATTGTGGAAGGTGTTGAAGTAGAAGTTTCCGATTTTTTCGGGTGGATTCAAAAACGCACATTCATAGAGTTGAAGGATGCCATTCTTGTTTTTCCGAATACGACCTCGATCAAATACGTGCCGATCAATGCCCAATATGACCGTGGTTCTCTCGTATCCCCGTTTTCGCTCGTCAAAGATACGACGATGGCAACCGGGGTGAGGGATTACCAGGCGGGGGACCGGGTTACTTGGATCCATTGGAAGTCGTTCGCCCGTACGCAAAATTTGATGACGAAGGAATTTGAAGATCGGCAATCGGAAGATATAATCGTGCTGCTCGACGGCAGGGAATCAGATCTGTTCGAAGAGCAAGTTGAACTTGCGGCATCCATTGTTGAGGAAGCTGCAAACCATCAGGCGAATGTCGCATTCGCTTCCGCGGGGGAGGAGACGGTCGCTTTTCCTTTCATCCATTCAGCGGATCAGCTGCATAATGTATTTGTACATTTGGCGAAAATTAGGTCGGTCAGAGCGGAAACGGTGCAGCCATTGGTCTACTCGTCACTTTCAACGACTGCCGGCAGCGTCGTGTTAGTGACCGCAAGTCCCGATTGGACGTTCATCCAGTCGATGACGAGCCTCGTGAATAATACGAAGTCGGTCATCTGTTTCGTTCTCGTTGACGGTGAAAGCGCATTGCCTCCGCAGCTTCAAGAGCAAATCAGGTTTGCTAAAGCAAAAGGCATCACGATACATGCATTAAGTAGAAGGCAATTTTCAGAGGCTTTTAAGGAGGTGGCGAGTTGA
- a CDS encoding AAA family ATPase, which translates to MTHAQVIDKVLANIDKVMIGKRDIAELSVTALLAGGHVLLEDVPGVGKTMMVKALAKSIGASFKRIQFTPDLLPSDVLGVSIYNPREMEFEFRPGPIVGNIVLADEINRTSPKTQAALLESMEESSVTVDGETIQIPQPFFVMATQNPIEYEGTYPLPEAQLDRFLFKLKMGYPKRLEEIEVLSRAEKSVPIDHLETVLTIHELAELQKAVKEVNVDHTIKTYIVDCAAETRNNPHVYLGVSPRGSLALMKSCQAYALIKGRTYVKPDDVKYLAPFVFGHRLILKSEAKYEGITATEIVERILTRVSVPIDRVGSK; encoded by the coding sequence ATGACACATGCACAAGTGATTGACAAAGTTCTCGCGAATATAGATAAGGTGATGATCGGCAAGCGGGATATTGCGGAATTGAGTGTCACCGCCCTGCTTGCTGGTGGACATGTCCTGTTGGAGGACGTGCCTGGCGTCGGGAAAACGATGATGGTGAAGGCGCTGGCGAAATCCATTGGAGCATCCTTTAAACGTATTCAGTTCACGCCGGATTTATTGCCATCGGACGTCCTTGGCGTATCGATCTACAATCCGAGGGAAATGGAATTCGAGTTCAGGCCGGGCCCGATTGTCGGAAATATCGTCTTGGCTGATGAAATCAACCGGACGTCTCCAAAGACACAAGCCGCCTTACTCGAGAGCATGGAAGAATCGTCCGTCACTGTGGATGGGGAAACGATTCAAATCCCCCAGCCGTTCTTCGTCATGGCGACCCAGAACCCGATTGAATATGAAGGGACATACCCTTTGCCGGAAGCGCAATTGGACCGGTTCCTCTTCAAGCTGAAGATGGGATATCCAAAAAGGTTGGAAGAAATTGAAGTGCTATCCCGCGCGGAAAAATCGGTGCCGATCGATCATCTGGAAACCGTCCTCACGATTCACGAATTGGCGGAGCTTCAAAAAGCGGTGAAAGAAGTGAATGTCGATCATACGATCAAAACGTATATCGTTGACTGTGCAGCAGAAACTCGCAATAATCCGCACGTCTATCTTGGAGTCAGTCCGCGTGGGTCGCTTGCGCTCATGAAATCATGCCAAGCGTACGCACTCATTAAAGGACGGACGTATGTGAAGCCTGACGACGTGAAATATTTGGCTCCTTTCGTATTCGGCCATCGGCTCATCCTAAAGTCGGAAGCGAAGTACGAAGGAATTACTGCAACTGAAATCGTCGAACGGATCCTTACAAGGGTGAGCGTGCCGATTGACCGGGTCGGATCGAAATGA
- the nadE gene encoding ammonia-dependent NAD(+) synthetase, with the protein MTFQEQVIAELKSMPSIDSQKEIRKSVDFMKEYAMKNTFVNGFVLGISGGQDSSLVGRLAQIAVDELNEENETDRYKFIAVRLPYGNQFDEDDAQDALDFIKPSLLYTVDIKATVDASEQALLKAGITISDYTKGNEKARERMKVQYSIAAAHSCVVLGTDHAAEAVTGFYTKFGDGAADLMPIYRLNKRQGRQLMKELGSPEHLYTKVPTADLEDDKPALPDEVALGVTYDEIDDFLEGKPVSDAALETIEKHYKRSEHKRHLPITIFDDFWK; encoded by the coding sequence ATGACTTTTCAAGAACAGGTCATTGCCGAGCTGAAAAGCATGCCGTCAATTGACTCGCAGAAGGAAATCCGCAAATCGGTTGATTTCATGAAGGAATATGCAATGAAAAATACATTCGTCAACGGCTTCGTCCTCGGCATATCGGGCGGGCAAGATTCATCGCTCGTCGGCCGGCTTGCACAGATCGCTGTCGATGAGTTGAACGAAGAGAACGAGACGGATCGGTATAAGTTCATTGCCGTCAGGCTTCCGTATGGGAATCAGTTCGATGAGGACGATGCGCAGGACGCGCTTGATTTCATCAAACCTTCCTTGCTCTACACGGTCGACATCAAAGCTACGGTCGATGCGAGCGAACAGGCATTATTGAAGGCGGGCATCACCATTTCCGATTACACGAAAGGGAATGAAAAAGCGCGGGAGCGGATGAAAGTCCAATACTCCATTGCAGCGGCGCATAGCTGTGTCGTTCTCGGGACCGACCATGCTGCGGAGGCGGTGACCGGCTTCTATACGAAGTTCGGTGACGGCGCAGCCGACCTTATGCCGATCTACCGATTGAATAAAAGGCAAGGCCGCCAATTAATGAAGGAACTCGGCTCCCCTGAGCATTTGTATACGAAAGTGCCGACGGCGGATCTGGAAGATGATAAGCCTGCATTGCCGGACGAAGTTGCGCTCGGCGTCACGTATGACGAGATCGATGATTTCCTGGAAGGGAAGCCGGTATCAGACGCCGCGCTAGAAACGATTGAAAAGCATTATAAAAGATCGGAGCATAAACGTCATTTGCCGATCACGATATTCGACGATTTTTGGAAATAA
- a CDS encoding nicotinate phosphoribosyltransferase, producing MSSKYADDSLALHTDLYQINMMESYWADGIHERKAVFELYFRSLPFGNGYAIFAGLERILDYLKDFHFSESDLTYLKEELGYKEDFLAYLKDIRFTGDVYSMKEGELVFANEPILRVESTLAEAQLIETALLNIVNFQTLIATKASRIKQVVKDQVVMEFGSRRAQEMDAAVWGARAAVIGGIEATSNVRAGKRFGIPVAGTHAHSLVQAYQSEYEAFHSYARRHKDCVFLVDTYNTLKIGIPTAIQVAKELGDQINFIGIRLDSGDIAFLSKEARKMLDAAGFHDAKIVVSNDLDEYTILNLKAQGAKVDVWGIGTKLITAYDQPALGAVYKIVSIENEKGEMEDTIKISSNVEKVTTPGQKKVYRIIDRENGKAEGDYITMHDEDPTVEKRIKMFHPVHTFISKFVTNFDAVNLHTKVVEGGNVIYKNPALDEMRQFAHDNLELLWDEYKRSLNPEEYPVDLSQKCWDNKMRNIREVQDKVDEFSMR from the coding sequence ATGAGTTCGAAATATGCAGATGACAGTTTGGCACTACATACAGATCTTTATCAAATCAACATGATGGAATCATATTGGGCGGATGGAATCCATGAACGGAAAGCGGTATTTGAGCTGTACTTCAGAAGCTTGCCGTTCGGGAACGGCTATGCGATTTTTGCGGGACTCGAGAGGATCCTCGATTATTTAAAGGACTTCCATTTCAGTGAAAGCGATTTGACCTATTTGAAGGAGGAGCTCGGCTACAAAGAGGACTTCCTCGCCTATTTGAAGGATATCCGTTTCACGGGCGATGTTTATTCGATGAAGGAAGGGGAACTTGTATTTGCAAACGAACCGATTCTTCGAGTGGAATCGACGTTAGCGGAAGCCCAGCTCATCGAGACAGCGCTTCTCAATATCGTCAATTTCCAGACGCTCATTGCGACAAAGGCAAGCCGCATTAAGCAAGTCGTCAAAGATCAAGTTGTCATGGAGTTTGGAAGCAGGCGAGCGCAAGAAATGGACGCGGCAGTCTGGGGAGCACGTGCAGCAGTCATCGGAGGCATCGAGGCGACGAGCAATGTACGTGCCGGAAAACGGTTCGGCATTCCGGTTGCGGGAACGCATGCCCATTCATTGGTTCAGGCGTATCAAAGCGAATACGAAGCGTTCCACTCCTACGCCAGACGGCATAAGGACTGCGTATTCCTCGTCGATACGTACAATACGCTGAAAATCGGAATTCCAACGGCTATCCAAGTCGCGAAAGAGCTTGGCGATCAAATCAATTTCATCGGCATACGCCTCGATAGCGGCGACATCGCATTCCTTTCGAAGGAAGCGCGAAAGATGCTCGATGCCGCCGGTTTCCACGACGCGAAAATCGTCGTCTCGAATGATTTGGATGAGTACACGATCTTGAACTTGAAAGCCCAAGGGGCGAAGGTCGATGTATGGGGGATCGGCACAAAGCTGATCACCGCTTACGATCAACCGGCTCTCGGCGCGGTATATAAAATTGTTTCAATTGAGAATGAAAAAGGCGAAATGGAAGATACGATCAAAATTTCTTCCAATGTCGAAAAAGTGACGACACCCGGCCAGAAGAAGGTCTACCGCATCATCGACCGGGAGAACGGCAAAGCGGAAGGCGATTACATTACAATGCACGACGAAGACCCGACAGTTGAAAAAAGGATTAAAATGTTCCATCCGGTACACACGTTCATTTCCAAATTCGTTACGAACTTCGATGCCGTGAACTTGCATACGAAAGTCGTTGAAGGCGGCAACGTGATTTACAAAAATCCTGCGTTGGATGAAATGCGCCAATTCGCCCACGATAATTTGGAGTTGCTATGGGATGAATATAAACGCTCTTTGAATCCGGAGGAGTATCCGGTCGACTTGAGCCAGAAATGTTGGGACAATAAAATGCGCAATATCCGTGAAGTGCAGGACAAAGTGGATGAGTTTTCAATGAGATGA